A section of the Enterococcus montenegrensis genome encodes:
- a CDS encoding 2-hydroxyacyl-CoA dehydratase codes for MKLKAGIDVGSTTVKLVILNEKNETIFAKYERHFSDVKKATNKILSEGQAVIKDTPVSLQITGSGGMGLAEVLEIPFVQEVIACTKTVETIIPQTDVVIELGGEDAKITFFEGALEQRMNGSCAGGTGAFIDQMAVLLKTDANGVNELAKNYQTIYPIASRCGVFAKTDVQPLINEGADKADIAASIFQAVVNQTIAGLAAGRKIKGKVAFLGGPLYFMSELRKRFVETLNIAPEDIVFPENPQLFVAMGAALFAKEGEATTLANLLDRLENGQQDQLKPTDTLQPLFSSDAELTEFRTRHGQATAEEKDLTTHQGAAFLGIDAGSTTTKVVLIDDAGRILFSFYGNNEGQPLETTMAVLTDLYQKMPADVFVGKAAVTGYGEHLIKNALKVDIGEVETMAHYKAANHFQPGVDFILDIGGQDMKAMTIKDGVLSSIQLNEACSSGCGSFIETFAKSLNYDVKDFALAATQSQAPVDLGSRCTVFMNSKVKQVQKEGASVGDISAGLSYSVIKNAIYKVIKIRRPDELGEKIVCQGGTFYNEAVLRAFEEISGRQVVRPSIAGLMGAYGAALIALENYDIAEESTILDAEELATFTAEKEFTHCNLCENKCQLTVTIFSDGRQFITGNRCERGAKIKIKKEDRRVNLIDYKYKRLFKYRPLRKKDALRGVVGIPRVLNMYENYPLWHTLFTDLGFRVQLSPRSNKALYEQGMETIPSDTACYPAKITHGHIQALIDKEVPLIFYPGVVFERQESPEADNHFNCPIVQSYPDVIRNNVDDIREGKVDYRNPFLNLANEAAVIEVLSKTFADLGITKEEMAAAVHHGFAELENFKQDIRNKGEETLAMLQAKGERGIVISGRPYHLDPEINHGISEVITQEGFHVLTEDSISHLSDVGNLRVVNQWVYHSRLYAAARVVAKSKNLELVQLNSFGCGLDAVTTDQVEEIMDQYGKIYTVLKIDEGSNLGAIRIRLRSLKAAVKERDKQDFTPTKRYDEPEKIVFTKDMRKKHTLLLPMLSPIHQDGLVDEALKASGYNVVCLPAEDKDAVNVGLKYVNNDACYPAIISIGQLVEALESGAYDLNNTSVMMTQTGGGCRATNYIPLLRKALNDAGFPQVPVVSVSMGNKGVESNPGFKFTLPMLKRIVVAFLYGDLFERVVYRTRPYELKKGQIDQMHADWLKKVAKNVRNGSLTQFNRNMKKIIADFDTVPLSDAVKPKVGVVGEILVKYSPTANNDIVRLLEAEGAEAVVPDIIGFMNYSLYNQIWKYENLGMAKKGKVLAEFGIRLIEMVERPMDKALRASERFDGIQSIYDLAADASKVLSIGNHTGEGWFLTGEMIELLKTGVNNIVCMQPFGCLPNHVVGKGVIKELRHQYPKANIAAIDYDPGVSLVNQLNRIRLMMATANKMLTEEELSV; via the coding sequence ATGAAATTAAAAGCAGGTATTGATGTCGGTTCTACGACGGTTAAATTAGTCATTTTAAATGAAAAAAATGAAACAATTTTCGCAAAATACGAACGTCACTTTTCGGATGTGAAAAAAGCGACAAATAAAATTTTGTCTGAAGGTCAAGCAGTAATCAAAGATACTCCCGTATCTTTACAAATTACCGGTTCTGGTGGGATGGGTCTGGCAGAAGTTTTAGAAATTCCCTTCGTGCAAGAAGTAATTGCTTGTACCAAAACGGTTGAAACAATTATCCCTCAAACAGATGTCGTCATTGAATTAGGTGGTGAGGATGCTAAAATCACCTTTTTTGAAGGGGCATTAGAGCAACGCATGAATGGTAGTTGTGCCGGTGGTACCGGTGCTTTTATCGATCAGATGGCGGTACTTTTAAAAACGGATGCCAATGGGGTTAATGAATTGGCAAAAAATTATCAAACAATTTATCCTATTGCTTCTCGGTGTGGTGTCTTTGCTAAAACCGATGTTCAGCCTTTAATTAATGAAGGCGCTGATAAAGCAGATATTGCAGCGAGTATTTTTCAAGCAGTGGTTAATCAGACAATTGCAGGCCTTGCAGCAGGACGAAAAATCAAAGGGAAAGTTGCCTTTTTAGGTGGTCCTTTGTATTTTATGTCTGAACTAAGAAAACGGTTTGTTGAGACGTTAAATATCGCCCCAGAAGATATTGTTTTTCCTGAAAATCCACAACTATTTGTGGCGATGGGGGCAGCTTTGTTTGCTAAAGAAGGTGAGGCTACCACGTTAGCAAATTTATTGGACCGCTTAGAAAATGGACAACAAGACCAATTAAAGCCTACCGATACATTACAACCCTTATTTAGTAGTGATGCGGAGTTAACAGAATTTAGAACACGTCACGGCCAAGCAACAGCAGAAGAAAAAGATTTGACTACACATCAAGGCGCAGCATTTTTAGGAATCGATGCAGGTTCAACCACAACAAAAGTGGTGTTAATTGATGATGCGGGTCGGATATTATTTTCTTTTTACGGTAACAATGAAGGCCAGCCACTCGAAACAACCATGGCAGTTTTAACCGATCTTTATCAGAAAATGCCAGCTGATGTTTTTGTCGGAAAAGCAGCAGTAACAGGTTACGGAGAACATCTCATCAAAAATGCGTTGAAAGTCGATATTGGCGAAGTCGAAACCATGGCTCACTACAAAGCAGCCAATCATTTTCAACCAGGTGTAGACTTTATCTTGGATATTGGTGGCCAAGATATGAAAGCTATGACGATTAAAGATGGTGTTTTATCTTCCATTCAGTTAAATGAAGCGTGCTCATCTGGTTGCGGTTCTTTCATCGAAACGTTTGCTAAATCGCTAAATTACGATGTAAAAGATTTTGCCCTTGCAGCCACACAATCACAAGCGCCGGTAGATTTAGGTTCTCGTTGTACGGTTTTCATGAATTCAAAGGTAAAACAAGTCCAAAAAGAAGGTGCCAGTGTTGGCGATATTTCAGCAGGACTTTCTTATTCGGTCATCAAAAATGCCATTTATAAAGTAATTAAGATTCGTCGCCCTGATGAATTGGGAGAAAAAATTGTCTGCCAAGGAGGAACATTTTACAACGAAGCGGTTTTACGTGCTTTTGAAGAAATTTCTGGGCGTCAAGTTGTCAGACCTTCTATTGCAGGGTTAATGGGTGCTTATGGTGCCGCATTAATCGCATTAGAAAATTATGATATTGCTGAAGAAAGCACGATTTTAGATGCCGAAGAATTAGCGACGTTTACTGCTGAAAAAGAATTCACCCATTGCAATTTGTGTGAAAATAAATGTCAATTAACGGTCACGATTTTTTCTGATGGACGTCAATTTATAACAGGAAATCGCTGTGAACGCGGAGCAAAAATCAAAATTAAAAAAGAAGATCGTCGCGTCAATTTAATAGATTATAAATACAAACGTCTTTTCAAATACCGTCCATTGCGGAAAAAAGATGCGCTAAGAGGTGTGGTGGGGATTCCTCGAGTCTTGAATATGTATGAAAATTATCCTCTATGGCATACGTTATTTACAGATTTAGGTTTTAGAGTCCAACTTTCACCCCGATCAAATAAAGCGTTGTATGAACAAGGAATGGAAACGATTCCAAGTGATACCGCTTGTTATCCAGCTAAAATTACTCACGGTCATATTCAAGCTTTGATTGACAAAGAAGTACCACTGATTTTTTACCCTGGTGTGGTTTTTGAACGGCAAGAAAGTCCAGAAGCAGACAATCATTTTAATTGTCCCATTGTGCAAAGTTATCCCGATGTTATTCGCAACAATGTTGATGATATTCGCGAAGGTAAAGTTGATTACCGCAATCCTTTCTTGAACTTAGCAAATGAGGCTGCGGTAATTGAGGTCTTGAGCAAAACCTTTGCAGATTTGGGGATCACAAAAGAAGAAATGGCTGCTGCTGTTCACCATGGTTTTGCAGAATTGGAAAACTTTAAACAAGACATTCGCAATAAAGGTGAAGAAACTTTGGCCATGTTACAAGCCAAAGGAGAACGTGGTATCGTTATTTCTGGCCGTCCGTATCATTTGGATCCTGAAATTAATCATGGTATCAGTGAAGTTATTACCCAAGAAGGTTTCCATGTTTTAACCGAAGATAGTATTTCTCATCTAAGTGATGTTGGTAATTTGCGCGTGGTAAATCAATGGGTTTATCATTCCCGCCTCTACGCGGCAGCACGTGTGGTGGCAAAATCTAAAAATCTTGAATTAGTGCAATTGAATTCCTTTGGCTGTGGTTTGGATGCGGTGACAACTGACCAAGTCGAAGAAATCATGGACCAGTATGGGAAAATTTATACGGTGCTAAAAATTGATGAAGGCTCGAATTTAGGTGCGATTCGGATTCGCTTGCGTTCATTAAAAGCAGCAGTGAAGGAACGGGATAAACAAGACTTCACGCCAACAAAACGCTACGATGAGCCAGAAAAAATCGTCTTTACTAAAGATATGCGTAAAAAACATACTTTACTATTGCCGATGCTTAGTCCGATCCATCAAGATGGACTAGTTGATGAAGCCTTAAAAGCTTCGGGGTATAATGTGGTTTGTTTACCTGCAGAAGATAAAGATGCTGTAAATGTTGGCTTGAAATACGTGAATAACGATGCATGTTACCCTGCCATTATCTCAATTGGTCAATTAGTGGAGGCATTAGAAAGTGGTGCTTACGATTTAAACAATACTAGTGTGATGATGACACAAACTGGTGGGGGATGTCGTGCGACAAATTATATTCCGCTCTTACGCAAAGCTTTAAATGATGCTGGCTTCCCACAAGTGCCAGTCGTTTCAGTGTCGATGGGAAATAAAGGAGTCGAATCAAATCCAGGTTTCAAATTTACCCTGCCGATGTTAAAACGAATTGTAGTTGCCTTTTTATATGGTGATTTATTTGAACGGGTGGTTTATCGCACTCGTCCTTACGAACTTAAAAAAGGTCAAATTGATCAAATGCACGCAGATTGGTTGAAAAAAGTAGCTAAAAATGTACGCAATGGTTCATTGACCCAGTTTAATCGCAATATGAAAAAAATTATCGCTGATTTTGATACTGTCCCTTTGTCTGATGCCGTGAAACCCAAAGTCGGTGTAGTTGGGGAAATCTTAGTGAAATATTCACCAACGGCCAATAATGATATTGTGCGCTTACTAGAAGCAGAAGGGGCTGAAGCCGTAGTTCCAGATATTATTGGTTTTATGAATTATTCTTTATACAATCAAATTTGGAAGTATGAGAATTTGGGAATGGCCAAAAAAGGGAAAGTTTTAGCTGAATTTGGGATTCGTTTAATCGAAATGGTTGAACGTCCGATGGATAAAGCACTGCGAGCTTCAGAGCGCTTTGATGGTATTCAGTCTATTTACGATTTAGCAGCAGATGCCAGCAAAGTTTTATCCATTGGAAATCACACGGGTGAGGGCTGGTTTTTAACTGGGGAAATGATTGAGTTGTTAAAAACGGGTGTTAATAATATTGTTTGTATGCAACCTTTTGGCTGTTTGCCAAACCATGTAGTTGGTAAAGGCGTTATTAAAGAATTGCGTCATCAATATCCAAAAGCTAACATCGCTGCGATTGATTATGATCCAGGTGTGTCTTTAGTAAATCAATTAAATCGAATTCGTTTAATGATGGCCACAGCCAATAAAATGTTAACAGAAGAAGAACTTTCGGTTTAA
- a CDS encoding TetR/AcrR family transcriptional regulator, protein MKKTDLRVKRTNKMIIEAFIHLVEKNGYEQVTVQDIADQAMINRATFYAHYKDKQDLYETIFDYALTAFTSVLNPAELVKGNRIKVKQIEVVMTKIYRNIHENRKFYLTIMDASANEILRKKIADILNEQYADVFNRLKITENEIEVPMDFIIEYMTSIFIGTLHWWLTTDSQMTPEHLAKLVIKLVGNGHLTVLGIEIEK, encoded by the coding sequence ATGAAAAAAACTGACTTACGCGTTAAACGCACAAATAAAATGATTATTGAAGCGTTTATTCATTTGGTGGAAAAAAATGGGTATGAACAAGTTACCGTACAAGATATTGCCGATCAGGCAATGATCAACCGTGCGACTTTTTATGCCCACTACAAAGACAAGCAAGACCTGTACGAAACAATTTTCGATTATGCGCTAACCGCCTTTACCTCAGTTTTAAATCCTGCCGAATTGGTAAAAGGCAATCGGATTAAAGTCAAACAAATCGAAGTCGTTATGACTAAAATTTATCGGAATATCCATGAAAATCGCAAATTCTATCTGACGATTATGGACGCTTCGGCAAATGAAATTTTACGTAAAAAAATTGCCGACATATTAAATGAACAATATGCCGACGTCTTTAACCGTTTAAAAATTACCGAAAATGAAATTGAAGTGCCCATGGACTTTATTATCGAATATATGACCTCCATTTTTATCGGCACTTTACATTGGTGGCTAACAACAGATTCACAAATGACACCAGAACATCTGGCCAAATTGGTTATTAAACTAGTTGGTAACGGCCATTTAACTGTTTTAGGTATTGAAATTGAGAAATAA
- a CDS encoding heavy metal translocating P-type ATPase, with the protein MELKYQLNGLDCANCAAKIERAIAKVDGVSKAQVDFMQASLAIDCDEKNAEAIEITSKQLIKKIEPDVTMIKKDTVSQKHHHDHGNKNAKVLVTRILLTTLALSLLLFLQLTDPWNTILYAAVYLLIGYDIVKTAVTNLFSGQVFDENFLMTIATIGAFFIGDHTEAVLVMLLYQIGECFQDYAVGKSRKNIKALMDVRPDVARLVTKNESVMVKPETVKIGELVQVNPGEKIPLDGIVKTGSGYLDTSALTGESMPQAVAVGDQVLSGCINKDTTLIVEVTKNFGQSTVSKILDLVENASSQKAPAERFITKFARVYTPIVVVLALLLAIVPTLFVGDFQEWLYRALTFLVISCPCALVISVPLSFFGGIGGASRAGILIKGSNYLETLAKVNTVVFDKTGTLTKGEFAVTKVVVEKSEIPVLAYASALEQNSSHPIARSIVLAAKDEKIPAVSASKEIAGFGVSGIIEGKEVFAGNDKYLKEHHIALPKVSSLGTVVYLVVNGQLAGYLVVNDQIKPEAKGAVNKLKALGVKQTVMLTGDRKAVAASVGETLGLDQVYARLLPQDKVSHVEKLRENDNKVAFVGDGINDAPVLATADIGIAMGGLGSDAAIEAADAVIMDDNPVKIATAIKIARKTLKIVKQNIIFALTIKIFFLILGAAGFVAMGWAVFADVGVTLIAVLNAMRCLKTPKL; encoded by the coding sequence ATGGAATTAAAATATCAATTAAATGGTTTGGATTGTGCAAATTGTGCCGCTAAAATCGAACGCGCAATAGCAAAAGTAGATGGAGTGAGTAAGGCACAAGTGGATTTTATGCAAGCAAGCTTAGCGATTGATTGCGATGAAAAAAATGCAGAAGCCATTGAGATAACAAGTAAGCAACTTATAAAAAAAATTGAGCCAGATGTAACGATGATAAAAAAAGATACAGTTAGCCAAAAACATCATCACGATCATGGAAACAAAAACGCAAAAGTATTAGTGACAAGAATTTTACTTACAACGCTAGCACTGTCATTACTACTTTTTTTGCAACTTACAGATCCTTGGAATACAATTTTGTACGCAGCCGTCTATCTTTTAATCGGCTATGACATTGTGAAAACGGCAGTTACAAATTTATTTTCTGGTCAAGTTTTTGATGAAAACTTTTTGATGACCATTGCAACAATTGGCGCTTTTTTTATTGGAGATCACACAGAAGCGGTATTGGTTATGCTCTTATATCAAATCGGTGAGTGTTTCCAAGACTATGCGGTGGGAAAATCTCGCAAAAATATTAAAGCCTTAATGGATGTACGTCCAGACGTTGCACGTTTAGTTACAAAAAATGAGTCGGTAATGGTGAAACCTGAAACAGTTAAGATAGGAGAGCTGGTTCAGGTCAATCCTGGTGAGAAGATTCCTTTGGATGGGATTGTAAAAACAGGGAGTGGCTATTTGGATACTTCTGCTTTGACAGGTGAGTCCATGCCACAAGCCGTAGCCGTCGGTGATCAGGTGTTGAGTGGTTGTATTAACAAAGATACTACTTTAATCGTGGAAGTAACGAAAAATTTTGGTCAGTCAACGGTCAGCAAAATTTTAGATTTAGTAGAGAATGCCAGTAGTCAAAAAGCACCAGCAGAACGATTTATTACAAAATTTGCACGTGTCTACACGCCAATTGTTGTAGTTTTAGCGCTCCTATTAGCCATAGTTCCAACGCTATTTGTCGGTGATTTTCAAGAATGGTTATACCGAGCCTTAACTTTCTTAGTTATTTCTTGTCCTTGTGCGTTGGTTATTTCAGTGCCGCTCAGTTTCTTTGGTGGTATCGGAGGTGCTAGCCGTGCCGGAATTTTAATCAAAGGATCAAATTATTTAGAAACCTTAGCAAAAGTTAACACAGTTGTTTTTGATAAAACAGGTACTTTAACTAAAGGTGAATTTGCTGTTACTAAAGTAGTGGTTGAAAAAAGTGAAATTCCTGTTTTAGCCTATGCCAGTGCTTTAGAACAAAATTCAAGTCATCCCATTGCACGTTCAATAGTTTTAGCGGCAAAAGATGAAAAAATACCTGCTGTAAGTGCAAGTAAAGAGATTGCCGGCTTTGGTGTCAGCGGCATAATTGAGGGAAAAGAAGTTTTTGCTGGAAATGATAAATATTTAAAAGAGCATCATATTGCTTTACCCAAAGTAAGCAGTTTAGGCACCGTTGTTTACTTAGTAGTCAACGGCCAATTGGCTGGCTATTTGGTAGTAAACGATCAGATTAAACCAGAAGCTAAAGGTGCAGTCAACAAATTAAAAGCACTTGGGGTCAAACAAACAGTTATGTTAACCGGTGACCGCAAAGCAGTTGCCGCAAGTGTAGGCGAAACATTAGGTTTAGATCAAGTTTATGCCCGTCTTTTACCACAAGATAAAGTTAGCCATGTAGAAAAATTGCGTGAAAATGATAATAAGGTTGCCTTTGTGGGAGATGGAATTAATGATGCGCCGGTTTTAGCAACAGCTGATATTGGGATTGCAATGGGTGGCTTAGGAAGTGATGCAGCCATCGAAGCAGCAGATGCTGTAATCATGGATGATAACCCGGTTAAAATTGCTACGGCAATCAAAATAGCCCGTAAAACATTAAAAATTGTAAAGCAAAATATTATTTTTGCCCTCACTATCAAAATTTTCTTTTTGATTTTAGGTGCTGCCGGTTTTGTTGCAATGGGATGGGCTGTCTTTGCTGATGTGGGGGTCACTTTAATTGCAGTTTTAAATGCGATGCGCTGTTTAAAAACACCAAAGCTTTAA
- a CDS encoding glycosyltransferase family 4 protein, protein MTFTFRFIIRLFLTMIISLVLTPIIKLLAFKIGSVDKPGARRINTKTMPTAGGLSIFISFSIAVLWEFNDTLPIGKVWPMILGALIIVITGLIDDVFELTPLQKTLGITLAALEAYFIGGIEINTFSLPFFGRFELGWLSLPVTLLWILAITNAVNLIDGLDGLAAGISIIGLTTIGLISYFFLPRTGVFLAIIIFSLVAAILGFFPYNFHPATIYLGDTGALFLGYMIAILSLQGLKNATFITILTPMFILGVPITDTVYAMIRRKFNKQPISSADKMHLHHRLLSLGFTHRGAVLTIYALALVFSFIALLMNYASTWATVLLILFTAIGLELFIELIGLVGENRQPLMCALKFLGNRRFRQDVLNKHPEDKEDK, encoded by the coding sequence ATGACCTTTACCTTTCGTTTTATTATAAGGCTCTTTTTAACAATGATTATCTCTTTGGTTTTGACACCTATTATTAAACTTTTGGCTTTTAAAATTGGATCAGTGGATAAACCTGGGGCGAGAAGAATTAACACCAAAACGATGCCAACAGCTGGTGGCTTGAGTATTTTTATTTCATTTTCGATTGCAGTGCTTTGGGAATTTAATGATACGTTACCGATTGGAAAAGTTTGGCCAATGATTTTAGGTGCATTAATCATTGTTATTACCGGCTTAATTGATGATGTTTTTGAATTAACCCCACTGCAAAAGACACTAGGGATAACGTTAGCCGCTTTGGAGGCTTACTTCATTGGGGGCATTGAAATTAATACCTTTAGTTTGCCATTTTTTGGTCGCTTTGAATTAGGTTGGTTGAGTTTACCGGTAACATTATTGTGGATTTTAGCAATAACCAATGCTGTCAATCTTATTGATGGTTTGGATGGTTTAGCGGCTGGGATTTCCATTATTGGATTAACGACAATCGGGTTGATTAGTTACTTTTTCTTACCGCGTACGGGTGTTTTTTTAGCAATTATTATCTTTAGCCTGGTAGCTGCTATCCTTGGTTTTTTTCCGTATAATTTTCATCCAGCGACAATTTATCTAGGCGATACAGGAGCACTTTTTTTAGGTTATATGATTGCGATTTTATCTTTACAAGGATTGAAAAATGCCACATTTATCACGATTTTAACACCAATGTTTATTTTGGGCGTGCCAATTACAGACACTGTTTACGCGATGATTCGCCGTAAGTTTAATAAACAACCTATTTCTTCGGCTGATAAAATGCATTTACATCATCGCCTGCTTTCTTTAGGTTTTACCCATCGCGGGGCAGTGCTGACAATTTATGCGTTAGCCTTAGTTTTTTCTTTTATTGCTTTATTAATGAATTATGCGAGTACCTGGGCGACGGTTTTGCTAATTCTCTTTACTGCTATTGGTTTAGAATTATTTATTGAATTAATTGGTTTGGTGGGAGAAAATCGACAACCGTTAATGTGTGCTTTGAAATTTTTAGGCAATCGCCGTTTTCGGCAAGATGTTTTAAACAAACATCCAGAAGATAAAGAGGATAAATAA
- a CDS encoding YihY/virulence factor BrkB family protein, with translation MKFVEKIKNNEKLMRFFTIVKNRFSDAQIGNNAVIVAYYLLLSLFPLLIAVGNLLPFLKIDPNSILPYVKDIIPQEVYTFIGPAIKSLLTQGSGGVLSISALAALWSASKSINGLQTAMNSAYGVNDRKNFIAVRIVSVIVIVLLLVAMVGVTVVLGLGRMLLDGLQPILGFSGQIIDTFQRFKWPLTIVALLAIMMIIYWIVPNAKVKLMTTWPGAVVATIGWMVLGQAFGLYAQFFAAKVSGYQIIGSFIVLMLWLNMAATIIILGGITNAIIAEYITGQEVQDRKGPLTKLSKKIEAKIGKDDSKNSSK, from the coding sequence ATGAAGTTTGTTGAAAAAATAAAGAACAACGAAAAATTAATGCGGTTTTTCACCATTGTAAAAAATCGGTTTAGTGATGCTCAAATCGGAAATAACGCAGTCATTGTTGCGTATTATTTACTATTGTCACTTTTTCCCCTCTTAATTGCGGTGGGGAATTTATTACCTTTTCTAAAAATTGATCCAAATTCTATCTTGCCTTATGTTAAAGATATTATTCCCCAAGAGGTTTATACTTTTATTGGTCCAGCAATCAAAAGCCTTTTGACCCAAGGTTCTGGTGGTGTCTTGTCGATTTCAGCACTAGCTGCCTTATGGTCAGCTAGTAAAAGTATTAATGGTCTGCAAACGGCTATGAACAGTGCCTATGGCGTGAATGATCGTAAAAATTTTATTGCTGTACGAATTGTTTCTGTAATTGTAATTGTCTTACTTTTAGTCGCCATGGTTGGTGTAACAGTCGTATTAGGTCTTGGTCGCATGTTGTTAGATGGCTTACAACCAATACTTGGTTTTTCAGGCCAGATTATCGACACCTTCCAGCGCTTCAAGTGGCCCCTAACAATTGTTGCTTTACTAGCGATTATGATGATTATTTATTGGATTGTACCAAACGCTAAAGTCAAGTTAATGACCACTTGGCCAGGAGCTGTGGTGGCGACGATTGGCTGGATGGTCTTGGGACAAGCATTTGGTTTGTATGCGCAATTTTTCGCTGCCAAAGTCAGCGGTTATCAAATTATTGGTAGCTTTATCGTCTTAATGTTGTGGTTGAATATGGCTGCAACGATAATTATTTTAGGCGGTATTACCAATGCAATTATTGCAGAGTATATTACCGGACAAGAAGTTCAAGATCGGAAAGGACCATTAACCAAGCTTAGCAAAAAAATTGAAGCTAAAATTGGCAAAGATGATTCCAAGAACTCTTCTAAGTAA
- the map gene encoding type I methionyl aminopeptidase: MITLKSAREIEAMRESGALLADVHKHLRDFIKPGITSWDIEVFVRDFIESHGGVAAQIGFEGYKYATCVSINSEICHGFPRKKPLHTGDLVKVDMCVDLKGAMSDSCWAYVVGSATPEVEKLMAVTKKALYLGIDQAQVGNRIGDIGHAIQTYVEKEGFGVVRDFIGHGIGPTIHEAPAVPHFGEAGKGLRLKEGMVITIEPMVNTGTWKMKMDPNGWTAYTLDGGLSCQYEHTIAITKAGPQILTSQGEEGTY, from the coding sequence ATGATTACATTAAAATCTGCTAGAGAAATTGAAGCAATGCGAGAATCTGGTGCGTTGTTGGCAGATGTTCACAAACATTTACGTGATTTTATTAAACCAGGTATCACAAGTTGGGATATTGAGGTTTTTGTTCGTGATTTTATTGAAAGCCATGGTGGCGTAGCCGCGCAAATTGGTTTTGAAGGCTACAAATACGCAACTTGTGTCAGCATTAACTCAGAAATTTGTCATGGTTTCCCTCGTAAGAAGCCTTTACACACAGGAGATTTAGTTAAGGTAGATATGTGTGTGGACTTAAAAGGCGCAATGTCAGACTCTTGTTGGGCTTATGTGGTTGGCAGTGCAACGCCAGAAGTTGAAAAATTAATGGCTGTTACGAAAAAGGCTTTGTATTTAGGCATTGACCAAGCACAAGTAGGAAATCGGATTGGCGATATCGGCCATGCTATTCAAACCTATGTAGAAAAAGAAGGCTTCGGTGTTGTGCGAGACTTTATCGGTCATGGCATTGGGCCAACCATTCATGAAGCACCAGCTGTTCCTCATTTTGGTGAAGCCGGTAAAGGGTTGCGCTTAAAAGAAGGAATGGTGATTACCATTGAACCAATGGTAAATACTGGTACTTGGAAAATGAAAATGGATCCGAATGGCTGGACGGCTTATACATTAGACGGTGGTTTGAGTTGTCAGTATGAACATACAATTGCCATCACAAAAGCAGGACCACAAATTTTGACTTCCCAAGGCGAAGAAGGTACGTATTAA
- a CDS encoding flavodoxin: MTLAKIVYASLTGNTEEIADVVAEALENLNIDVTVDECTQVDATEFEEADICVVATYTYGDGELPDEIVDFYEELQELDLAGKIYGVCGSGDTFYDDFAKSVDDFEQAFEKSGATKGADSIKVDLNVEAEDIDNLEDFAKKLVTALG; this comes from the coding sequence ATGACCTTAGCAAAAATTGTCTACGCCAGTTTAACCGGCAATACCGAAGAGATTGCCGATGTTGTGGCAGAAGCATTAGAAAATTTAAATATTGATGTTACAGTTGATGAGTGTACACAAGTTGACGCAACCGAGTTTGAAGAAGCAGATATTTGTGTTGTCGCAACTTATACTTATGGCGATGGCGAACTTCCTGATGAGATTGTTGATTTCTACGAAGAACTGCAAGAATTGGACTTAGCTGGAAAAATTTATGGTGTCTGCGGTTCTGGGGATACTTTTTATGACGACTTTGCCAAGTCAGTTGATGATTTTGAGCAAGCTTTTGAAAAAAGCGGTGCAACAAAAGGCGCTGACTCAATTAAAGTGGACCTAAATGTTGAAGCAGAAGATATCGACAATTTAGAAGACTTCGCTAAAAAACTCGTCACAGCTTTGGGATAA
- a CDS encoding TetR/AcrR family transcriptional regulator: MARKKTITRDQILNAAYDVVATDGFSRFTARNIAAKMKCSTQPIYLEFKNMEDLKMALIKKLHDYLATEIFPVEHTGENIVDLALNYIGFATEHKRLYRAMYLEEYGGGKEMQEFSFQYFSNAVKADLAFKDLADSEIESLHTGCWIVATGIAALKSSGIINPTEEQIIALMRDTIKQIVERKEPLEINY, from the coding sequence ATGGCAAGAAAGAAAACAATCACCCGTGATCAGATTTTGAATGCGGCCTATGATGTCGTTGCTACTGATGGTTTTTCCCGTTTCACTGCCCGAAATATTGCGGCAAAAATGAAGTGTTCAACACAGCCAATTTATTTGGAATTTAAAAACATGGAAGATCTTAAAATGGCGTTGATCAAAAAACTACACGATTACTTAGCAACTGAGATTTTTCCAGTAGAACACACTGGAGAAAATATTGTTGATTTAGCTTTGAATTATATTGGTTTTGCGACAGAACATAAGCGCTTGTATCGGGCGATGTATTTAGAAGAGTACGGTGGTGGAAAAGAGATGCAGGAATTTTCTTTCCAATATTTTTCTAATGCGGTAAAAGCTGATTTGGCCTTTAAAGATTTGGCAGACAGTGAAATTGAATCGTTGCATACTGGTTGTTGGATTGTCGCAACTGGAATTGCGGCCTTGAAATCATCCGGAATTATTAACCCAACAGAAGAGCAAATTATTGCCTTAATGCGGGACACAATCAAACAAATTGTGGAAAGAAAAGAGCCACTAGAAATTAATTATTAA